A stretch of Triticum aestivum cultivar Chinese Spring chromosome 1D, IWGSC CS RefSeq v2.1, whole genome shotgun sequence DNA encodes these proteins:
- the LOC123180322 gene encoding nitrogen regulatory protein P-II homolog — MSPATSSAVGTLSGGLLPHGAHRRRPLPTARLLPPRWSRLQVNAARHRRLATPPRAQSAPSPGYLPDSEFYKIEAILRPWRVSHVSSGLLEMGIRGVTVSDVRGYGAQGGSTERYEGSEFSEDTFIAKVKMEIVVCKEQVEPVIDKIIEKARTGEIGDGKIFLIPVADVVRVRTGERGVHAERMIGGLSDKLPPVITIS; from the exons ATGTCGCCGGCGACTTCTTCCGCGGTGGGTACCCtatccggcggcctcctcccccacGGTGCACATCGCCGGCGACCCTTGCCAACCGCCCGCCTCCTCCCGCCGCGTTGGTCTAGGCTCCAGGTCAACGCGGCCCGTCATCGCCGCCTGGCCACTCCCCCGCGCGCCCAGAGCGCTCCCTCCCCAG GGTACCTGCCGGACTCGGAGTTCTACAAGATCGAGGCCATCCTGAG GCCATGGAGGGTGTCGCATGTCTCGTCG GGTTTGCTAGAAATGGGGATCAGAGGTGTGACGGTGTCCGATGTGCGGGGCTATGGGGCGCAGGGCGGGTCGACGGAGCGGTACGAAG GGTCAGAATTTTCAGAAGATACATTTATTGCTAAAGTTAAAATGGAAATAGTCGTGTGCAAGGAGCAG GTTGAGCCAGTAATTGACAAAATAATTGAGAAGGCCAGAACTGGAGAAATTGGTGATGGGAAGATATTCT TGATACCCGTCGCGGATGTTGTAAGGGTACGCACCGGCGAACGCGGAGTGCATGCGGAGAGGATGATCGGCGGTCTGTCAGACAAACTGCCTCCGGTGATCACAATCTCATGA